The nucleotide window TCTTCATGGACACGTATAATGGCTTCTGCAATAAGTGGTGCAACAGAAAGAATGACCATCTTGTCCATCTTCTTTTCTGGTGGCATGACAATGGTGTCAGTGACTACCAATTCTTTGATGGGAGAGTTTTCAATCCGTTCCATTGCTGGTCCAGATAATACTGGATGAGTACAGCAAGCATAGACGCTCTTGGCTCCATGATCAATTAAGGCCTGGGCTGCAAGTGTAATGGTTCCAGCAGTATCTATAATATCATCGATGAGAATTGCATGCTTACCATCAATGCTCCCCACAATATTCATCACTTCAGCGACATTCGGTGCTGGGCGGCGCTTATCGATAATCGCAATGGGAGCCTTTAGATATTCAGCTAATTTGCGAGCACGCGTTACCCCACCATGATCAGGAGAGACCACTACCACATCATCAAGGTTCTTCTCCCTGAAGTATTCAGCCAAAATGGGAACACCTAAGAGATGATCCACGGGGATATTAAAGAAACCTTGAATCTGAGTTGCATGGAGATCCATGGTGATAATCCGATCTGCTCCTGCAGTTTCAATTAAATTGGCTACTAATCGAGCTGTAATCGGATCCCTTGCCCGAGCTTTACGGTCTTGCCGTGCATACCCATAGTAAGGAATGACCACATTGATGCCTTTTGCTGATGCACGCTTGAGCGCATCTAGCATCACTAATAGTTCCATTAAATTTTCATTGACAGGATAGGATGTAGGTTGAATCACATAGACATCACAACCCCGTACACTTTCATTTAACTTAACTTGGATCTCACCATCACTAAAATGGGTTACATCTGCTTGCCCAAGGGGAACACCAATGTGTTCTGCAATGGCAGCTGCCAATCCTGGATTTGCATTGCCAGTAAACACCTTTAATTTTGGATCTCGATACGTAGCCATGAAAACAATACCCTCCATTTAGTTGTCTTTATTTATTTTGTTCTTTCCCATGTTTGGACATTAATTTAGGTACATATCCTTCTTTGTTAACCTGACGAGCACGTGCTATGGCTAGCGCTTCTGTGGGTACATCCTCTGTAACAGTAGAACCTGCAGCTACATAAGCATGATCTCCCACTTGGACAGGTGCCACCAAGTTGGAATTACATCCAATAAAAGCATGATCTCCAATCACAGTGCGATGCTTATTCACACCATCATAATTAACACTGATTACACCACAGCCGATATTGCTGAACTGCCCAATTGTTGTATCACCAACATAGCTCAGATGAGGTACTTTGGTTCCCTCACCTACAATGGTTTTCTTTAACTCAACAAAGTCACCGATTTTAGCCCGTGGACCTACCTGAGAGCCTGGACGGATATAGCTGAAGGGACCCACTTTGGCGTCTTCCATTATTTCACTTTCTAGCACTACACTCCGCTCGACGATAACCCCATCGGCTACTCTTGTATCACGCAGTTGTGTATCCGGACCGATCACACAATCCTCACCGACTACTGTTTCCCCATCGAGATAAGTATTGGGATAGAGCACCGTATCCCTGCCGATCTTAACATCAGGACCAATGTAAGTAGTTGCTGGATTAATCATGGATACCCCATTCATCATATGAGAATGGTTAATCTGTCTTTGCATAATCTCTTGCGCCTTCGCTAAAGCTACTCGATCATTTACACCGATAATCTCATCTTCATTCTCTGCAGGGCAAGCCACAATTAAATCCCCTGCACGTTGGAAAATCTCGATCACATCGGTGAGGTAGTATTCACCTTGAGCATTCTTATTGTCCACTTGCTTTAAGGCCTCAAATAGCTTCTCATTATTGAAACAATAGGTTGCTGTATTAATCTCGTTAATGGTCCGCTCTTCCTCTGTCGCATCCTTATGTTCTACAATCCGAGCTACATAGCCGTCCTCATTGCGAATAATCCGACCATAGCCTGTCGGATCCTTGACATAACTAGTCAAGATGGTTGCTACAGCTTGGTGCTCTTCATGCATTTGGAGAATGCGCTTATAGGTCTCAACAGTAATACATGGAGTATCCCCACAAACAACGAAAGTGACACCAGGTTTTCCAGCAAGTAAGGGCTCTGCCATCATCACTGCATGGGCCGTACCCTTCTGCTCTTTCTGGGTCACAAAATGAATGGGATCCTTCACATATTCACGTAATTGATCGGGCTTGTCACGAATAACTGCGATAGGTTCTGCAAAGCCGGCCTGACGAATCCGATCCACAACATGGGCAAGCATCGCTTTTCCACACACAGGTTGCAACACCTTGTTCACTTTGGACTTCATACGGGTACCTTGACCAGCAGCCAAAATGATGGCGTATTTTTCGCTCATACAATTCCTCACTTCCCCATAGTTATTCCATTTTGACTATATCTCAAACCTTCCTCTTTTTCAAGAAAAGAGTCATAAAAAAAGGAGCTCGATATGAGCCCCTTTTTTCATTCGATTAATTACGCTGTTACTTCGTGTTGCTCTTCTTGATCCAATTCTCCTTGACGTTCAAATTCTGCCAATACCGCAGATTGAATTTTTTCGCGAGTCGCCGATGAAATGGGATGTGCAATATCGCGGAACTCACCATCTGGCGTGCGCTTCGATGGCATGGCAACGAACAAACCGTTATTTCCGTCAATTACACGAATGTCATGGACAACAAATTCGCCATCAATGGTAATGGAGGCAATCGCCTTCATTCTTCCGTCAGTATTGACACGGCGGAGTCTTACATCAGTTACTTCCACAGCTTGTTTCACCACCTTTTCCCAAAAAGAGAAGTTACCTACTATTTCCACGCAGTATGTTCGAAATCCTTCTTTTTTTCAAAAAAAATTTACGAATCTGCCATAGGTTCTTCGTTAGGGAAAAGGAATCTATTTTACATATGCAATACATTCCATCTCGATTAATACATCCTTCGGTAACCGGCAAACCTCTACAAGGCTTCGTGCCGGATGGTGTTGGGAGAAATACTCACCATAGATTTGATTTACCGTTTGGAAGTGATTCATATCTCGAACAAAGATGGTTACCTTCGCTACATCTTCTAAGGAAGATCCACTAGCCTTGAGAATTGCTTTGATGTTCTCTAGAACCTGCACTGTCTGTTCTTCAATGGTAGCGCCTGCTAACATCCCATCTGCTTGTAGCGGAATTTGCCCGGATAAAAAAAGGAACTCTCCTGCTCGGATCGCTTGTGAATAAGGGCCAATCGCTTGAGGCGCCTCACTGGTTTTGATGATATCCATCCTGCAATCCCCCGTATCTTATTGAAAGTAATTTCCTAACCCAACCTTAAGATTACCTTCCTTAGAATTCCAACTCGTAATGCGGGCTAGTGAAATATAGTCATCCACTAGTCGCTCTCCATCTACATAATTCTCTACGAAGACGCCTACTCCAGCTACGCGTGCATCAAATTCATGGAGCAATTGAATCATCCCATGAATGGTGCTCCCTGCCTTCATGAAATCATCAATAATTAAGATGCGCTGTTGCTCTCGGATAGCTCTACGAGCCATCCACATCGTCTGAATACGTTTCTGAGAACCAGATACATAGTTGATGCTTACTGCTGACCCTTCTGTCACCTTACTATCTCTTCGCACGATGACCACAGGAACATTTAAGTATTCTGCAGTAGCATAGGCAAGAGGAATACCCTTGGTTTCAATGGTCATGACACAATCGATCTCTTGTTGAGCAAACCGTGCAGAAAAAAGGCGTCCTATCTGCTTCACATAATGGGGGTTTGCTAAGAGATCACTCATATAGAGATATCCACCCGGTAGGATACGCATGGGATCCTGTAGCTTATCACATAATGGCATTAACCATTCCTTGGCTTCCCGCTCAGCTACAGAAGGGATAAACCTTACACCACCTGTAGCACCAGCCAATGTTAAAAGCTGACCAATCCCCTCTTGTTCAAAAACCTCTTTAATAATCGTTAGATCTTCACTGATTGAAGATTTAGCCGCTTGATACTTATCACCAAAGGTCTTCAATGCAATCACTTGTTGTGGGTGATTCAACAAGTAGTGAGTCATATGGACAAGCCGAGCACTCCTGCGCAGTTTACTCATGTCCAACCTCCAAAGTACGAATATTATATTACCAATATATCAAATTCGTACGTGTTTTAAAAGATTCAATTCAATTTATCATGAAGGATGTACTTGAAAGACGAACAATATACACATTGCGACAAAAGCCACGAAGGCTATTATTGATCCTTTGTGCCCGTGTTCGTCTTTGCGCGATGGCGTAAACGGTTGGCCCACTACCAGACATCAGCACTCCATCTGCACCTGCACGAAGCATACAGTCGCGAATCCTGCGCACCTCGGGATAGAGTTGAACGGTAACCGGCTCCAGCATATTGGAAAGGTTCTGACACACTAAGGAAAGCGAGCCTTTCTCTAAGGCCTGAAGCATCATGGCTGTTTTTGGCTCTATCTGTTGCTCATGCTTGGAAAATTGCTGATAAATCTCAGCAGTACTTACGCCTAAATCTGGTTTAGCCAAAACTACCCAGACCTTTGGAGGGTTCGGAACTGTGGTGACTAGTTCTCCTCTCCCCTTCGCCAATGCCGTTCCTCCTTGTACGCAAAAAGGTACATCTGATCCTAGTTGTGCACCCAATAATTTCAATTCCTCTAATGACAGCCCGAGATTCCATAAGCGATTACAACCGCGTAACGTCGCTGCAGCATCACTGCTCCCACCTGCAAGCCCTGCGGCAACAGGAATCCGCTTTTCAATACGGATGGTTACTCCCACAGGTTTATCCGCTTTTTGTTGAAGAAGAGCGGCTGCTTGATACGCTAGGTTCCGCTGATCTGTAGGAACAAAACCCTCATTACACTCGATGACAATTTTCTCGTCCCCACGAGCGATCAGCTCAATCCGATCTGCCAGATCAATGGTGGTCATGATCATTTCCACATCGTGATAACCATCTTCCCTTAGACCTAGCACATCCAATGTTAAATTGATTTTTGCCGAAGCTTTTTCAAATACTCGTTCCATTATCTCACCTACTTCTACGTGTTGCCCATCTATTGTATCATTCGCATATCATTGGTGCTAGTAACACCTTTTTTATTTTAATGAATGATGATCTTGAAAAGGTCGGGTCAAATTGACCCGACCATCCCATCAATTCAATGTCTTAGTTTTCAGCTTACAAGATGCGATGCAGTTACTTCTGGTGCTCCCGAGCCAGTGCTTCTTCTGCAATTTCAATTGCTCGCTTTACCATGTTCCCTGCATCCCTCGTGGTGATTCCGCCCCATCCTTCACGCTGAACCGTATCATAGAAGCCAAGTTCCTTTGCCAGTTCCTCTTTAAAGCGATCGGACATAATCCCCCTACGTCGAGCCATCCCTTCAGCCCCCTTCTCGAATTGATGGGTATGCTTATTCTGCGATCAAAATGTTCCTCCTATACAGTTAGAGATGCTGGTAACGAAAACGGGCTGCTGTTAATAACAGCAACCCGTTAAACCACTTGGCACATCATAGCACCTATTGTTCGTATGAAATTGTGAATCTTTGTCCGTCTTGTCCACAAATGGTGAGTTCCACAGTTTTGGTTAATACATCTGCGTAGCTATATGAAACTCGTTCGAATGCATGCTTCTCTTCATCTAGCTTAATAATAAAAACGGACGGATACGTTCTCTCTAATACTCCAGAACGCTCAACCGTCTTTCTCCGGCCACCATTGGCGCGTAGTAAGATATGCTGCCCAATGTGTGCATCCAAACTTCGCTTAATGGCACCCAATGCATTATTTGCCATCTCTAGAACCACCTCGCTCACATACCATCCTACCACAGAAGTCTCAGTTTGTCAAAAAATATTTAATTATAGCAACTGGACATTCTTCGTGTCAATACATATTGTGTGAATTAGGTAAGATTTTTATGTGAGCGTTATTTTTTTATTTTATTGGTGCTTCCGTTTCAAGTAGCCAATTGGTCATTTCAGCAAATTCAGTGATCGAGAAGGTCTCTGCTCTCCGTTTCATATCAAGGTCTAGCTCACTGCCAAGGCGTTGAGTCCACACCTTCCCATCCTTAGCAAAAAGATTCATAGACAGATTATTACTGATCATCTTCCGTCTTTGTGTAAAGGCTGCACGAATCACCTTTTGGAAGAGCTCATGATCACATACTTGAACACGTGGCTCCGGAAGAAGCTTTAAACGGATCACAATAGAATCCACATTCGGCGCAGGGACAAAGACCTTACGAGAAACAGTAAAGAGCTTCTCTACATCTGCATAATACTGACATGCAATACTTAAGGATCCGTATGCCTTGCTCCCTGGTGCTGCTGCTAATCGCTCAGCTACTTCTTTTTGCATCATGACCACAATGGACGTGAACTGCTGGTTCGTTTCCTCTAAGAGTTTCATCAAGATAGGCGTTGTGATGTAATAAGGCAAATTAGCTACCACATGGATATCCGAACAATCTGCAAAATGCTGAGCAAGAATCGGTGCAAGTTCAACAGCTAAGACATCCCCATGAATAACCTCCACATTCTTATACTCCTGAAGACTCTCACGAAGAATGGGCAGTAGACGTTGATCGATTTCAATAGCTACCACCTTGCCAGCACGCTTCGCAAGCTGTTCTGTGAGTGCCCCAATTCCTGGTCCAATTTCTAGAACACCCGATTGCGGCGTAAGATCTGCTGATTCAGCAATTCGATTTAAGGTATTGGGATCGATTAAAAAGTTTTGACCTAAGCTCTTTTTGAATGAAAATCCATACTTTTCTAACAGTACTTTGGTTCTGGACTTCGTTGCGATCTCCTTCATAGGCACTCCTTCTCATGCTCCATTTGTTCAATCGCTTGATAAAATTCACCTGCACTGATACAAAAAAGCGTGAGTCGCTTATAAAATTGTTGTGCATTACCATAACCAATGCCTAGAATTTCACCGAGGCGTTCACGACGCTTCTTCGCATTCGTTCCACCGATGAGACCTAAGGTGAGCATTTCATCCCAAGAAATCGACGTTTCCATCGCTCCAGTATCCCATTCTGTTCGAGCCTGCTCAAGAGCGGTACGAATCGCTTCAGGCGATGCATTTTCCACACCTATATCACCATGCTTTGTTGCAGCATCCACCGTTAAAAATGCGTGCTTACATCCCGGTACATGATGGCTAATGATTTTTCGAATCCGTTCGCCTGCATAGTCTGGATCGAGGAATAGTATAACCCCTCTTCGCTCTTGGGCAAGATGAACCTTCGCTAACACGCGCTCATCCACCGCGCTTCCTCCTGTTTCAATCGTATCCGCTTCAACAGCCTGTTGAACAGCGATGGTATCATTTCTGCCTTCGACCACAATCACTTCTCGTAGCATTAATATCATTTCTCCTCAAAAAAACAAACAGGGATAACCCTGTTTCTAGGAATTTGGTTTTTCTGGACCAATCAGATATACAGTATAGCCTTTCTTCAAACCAAAGCCATTGGCCGCTTCATCACTCGGTAAATAAAGATCAATTCGTTTGCCTTTTACGGCACTCCCTGTATCTTCAGCACGACGGAGCCCATATCCTTCAATATAGACCCACCAGCCAAGGGGAATGACCTTTGGATCAACAGCAATGGTTTGGTTCTCTTTTACCTTTCTCCCTGTTGCCGTAATCCCATAGCCTGGATCTTCAGGTGTTTTGCCAGTATGCTCCACCCCTGCTCCATAAGCTGTCAGCTCCACATTTTCTAAGATCTGACGTGGTTCAAAGCGAACTCCCGATTGAACAATCTCTACCTCTTTCAAGATGTGAGAGACCGGCTCATCATTCACAAAAGTAACCTCGTACCAATGCTGCAAATCCCCTGACGCTGGCTGTTCAATCTCAGGTTGTGCCACCACCGAAGAAACAGCAGCAGTACGAATGGTTTTCCGCTTCTGCTCCATCTGTTCACTAGATAAAAGTTCCTGATGAACTCGCGTGATTGATATAGACATCGCTTCAGAAATGGGATTATCAAGTGTTGGATCCACTTGATCCATGCTGCCTAAAGTAAGCTTCTGCGAATGCAGTAAGGCTTGTACAGTGGGTTCTGTCGTTTTAACTTGTATAACCTCGTCAGCACCTACAAATAGGGTTACCGATTTCGCCCTTAAATATTGAATGGTCATGCCATCCTTCAATTTTTGATCAAGCGTTGGAAAGATATAATCCTCTGCGATCGGTTCTATTCCTAATTCATTGAATACTTCTCCCACAGTACGACCTTCCGTACTTATTTCCTTTCGCCCGTCCTCTGTAACAAGAGTTACTTGATACTCACGGGGAATAACAAAATATAGCATGATGGTCACCATGCCAACTACCACAAGGGCGCAGGTAGATTTTTTGAGCCAAAGGCCCTTAAACTTATTTAATTCTAGATGCACCATTCATATTCCTCCTTGTAAACGAAGGAAATTATAGGTCATTGAAGAAGATTTGTCAAATTTGCTTCTTCCTTTCCACCTACATCCCCATCATATGCTGGGGATTATGCATCTAGAATAAGCAGTCCACCTATGGTAGCCCAAGTAATCTCTTTGCATTCTCCGATGTGATCTGACCCAGCTCTTCTACCGGTAGTTGACGTAACTCAGCGATAGCCTCCGCTACGTATTGGACATAAGCGGACTCATTACGCTTGCCCCGAAATGGTGTAGGCGTTAAATAGGGGCAATCAGTTTCAATGAGTAGACGGTCAAGCGGCACTTGAGTAGCTACTTCCTTAGG belongs to Rubeoparvulum massiliense and includes:
- a CDS encoding ribose-phosphate diphosphokinase, with product MATYRDPKLKVFTGNANPGLAAAIAEHIGVPLGQADVTHFSDGEIQVKLNESVRGCDVYVIQPTSYPVNENLMELLVMLDALKRASAKGINVVIPYYGYARQDRKARARDPITARLVANLIETAGADRIITMDLHATQIQGFFNIPVDHLLGVPILAEYFREKNLDDVVVVSPDHGGVTRARKLAEYLKAPIAIIDKRRPAPNVAEVMNIVGSIDGKHAILIDDIIDTAGTITLAAQALIDHGAKSVYACCTHPVLSGPAMERIENSPIKELVVTDTIVMPPEKKMDKMVILSVAPLIAEAIIRVHEELSVSKLFD
- the glmU gene encoding bifunctional UDP-N-acetylglucosamine diphosphorylase/glucosamine-1-phosphate N-acetyltransferase GlmU, whose amino-acid sequence is MSEKYAIILAAGQGTRMKSKVNKVLQPVCGKAMLAHVVDRIRQAGFAEPIAVIRDKPDQLREYVKDPIHFVTQKEQKGTAHAVMMAEPLLAGKPGVTFVVCGDTPCITVETYKRILQMHEEHQAVATILTSYVKDPTGYGRIIRNEDGYVARIVEHKDATEEERTINEINTATYCFNNEKLFEALKQVDNKNAQGEYYLTDVIEIFQRAGDLIVACPAENEDEIIGVNDRVALAKAQEIMQRQINHSHMMNGVSMINPATTYIGPDVKIGRDTVLYPNTYLDGETVVGEDCVIGPDTQLRDTRVADGVIVERSVVLESEIMEDAKVGPFSYIRPGSQVGPRAKIGDFVELKKTIVGEGTKVPHLSYVGDTTIGQFSNIGCGVISVNYDGVNKHRTVIGDHAFIGCNSNLVAPVQVGDHAYVAAGSTVTEDVPTEALAIARARQVNKEGYVPKLMSKHGKEQNK
- the spoVG gene encoding septation regulator SpoVG, with the translated sequence MEVTDVRLRRVNTDGRMKAIASITIDGEFVVHDIRVIDGNNGLFVAMPSKRTPDGEFRDIAHPISSATREKIQSAVLAEFERQGELDQEEQHEVTA
- a CDS encoding RidA family protein; translation: MDIIKTSEAPQAIGPYSQAIRAGEFLFLSGQIPLQADGMLAGATIEEQTVQVLENIKAILKASGSSLEDVAKVTIFVRDMNHFQTVNQIYGEYFSQHHPARSLVEVCRLPKDVLIEMECIAYVK
- the purR gene encoding pur operon repressor, with amino-acid sequence MSKLRRSARLVHMTHYLLNHPQQVIALKTFGDKYQAAKSSISEDLTIIKEVFEQEGIGQLLTLAGATGGVRFIPSVAEREAKEWLMPLCDKLQDPMRILPGGYLYMSDLLANPHYVKQIGRLFSARFAQQEIDCVMTIETKGIPLAYATAEYLNVPVVIVRRDSKVTEGSAVSINYVSGSQKRIQTMWMARRAIREQQRILIIDDFMKAGSTIHGMIQLLHEFDARVAGVGVFVENYVDGERLVDDYISLARITSWNSKEGNLKVGLGNYFQ
- the ispE gene encoding 4-(cytidine 5'-diphospho)-2-C-methyl-D-erythritol kinase yields the protein MERVFEKASAKINLTLDVLGLREDGYHDVEMIMTTIDLADRIELIARGDEKIVIECNEGFVPTDQRNLAYQAAALLQQKADKPVGVTIRIEKRIPVAAGLAGGSSDAAATLRGCNRLWNLGLSLEELKLLGAQLGSDVPFCVQGGTALAKGRGELVTTVPNPPKVWVVLAKPDLGVSTAEIYQQFSKHEQQIEPKTAMMLQALEKGSLSLVCQNLSNMLEPVTVQLYPEVRRIRDCMLRAGADGVLMSGSGPTVYAIAQRRTRAQRINNSLRGFCRNVYIVRLSSTSFMIN
- a CDS encoding small, acid-soluble spore protein, alpha/beta type; its protein translation is MARRRGIMSDRFKEELAKELGFYDTVQREGWGGITTRDAGNMVKRAIEIAEEALAREHQK
- the veg gene encoding biofilm formation stimulator Veg, yielding MANNALGAIKRSLDAHIGQHILLRANGGRRKTVERSGVLERTYPSVFIIKLDEEKHAFERVSYSYADVLTKTVELTICGQDGQRFTISYEQ
- the rsmA gene encoding 16S rRNA (adenine(1518)-N(6)/adenine(1519)-N(6))-dimethyltransferase RsmA; amino-acid sequence: MKEIATKSRTKVLLEKYGFSFKKSLGQNFLIDPNTLNRIAESADLTPQSGVLEIGPGIGALTEQLAKRAGKVVAIEIDQRLLPILRESLQEYKNVEVIHGDVLAVELAPILAQHFADCSDIHVVANLPYYITTPILMKLLEETNQQFTSIVVMMQKEVAERLAAAPGSKAYGSLSIACQYYADVEKLFTVSRKVFVPAPNVDSIVIRLKLLPEPRVQVCDHELFQKVIRAAFTQRRKMISNNLSMNLFAKDGKVWTQRLGSELDLDMKRRAETFSITEFAEMTNWLLETEAPIK
- the rnmV gene encoding ribonuclease M5; the encoded protein is MLREVIVVEGRNDTIAVQQAVEADTIETGGSAVDERVLAKVHLAQERRGVILFLDPDYAGERIRKIISHHVPGCKHAFLTVDAATKHGDIGVENASPEAIRTALEQARTEWDTGAMETSISWDEMLTLGLIGGTNAKKRRERLGEILGIGYGNAQQFYKRLTLFCISAGEFYQAIEQMEHEKECL
- a CDS encoding 3D domain-containing protein yields the protein MVHLELNKFKGLWLKKSTCALVVVGMVTIMLYFVIPREYQVTLVTEDGRKEISTEGRTVGEVFNELGIEPIAEDYIFPTLDQKLKDGMTIQYLRAKSVTLFVGADEVIQVKTTEPTVQALLHSQKLTLGSMDQVDPTLDNPISEAMSISITRVHQELLSSEQMEQKRKTIRTAAVSSVVAQPEIEQPASGDLQHWYEVTFVNDEPVSHILKEVEIVQSGVRFEPRQILENVELTAYGAGVEHTGKTPEDPGYGITATGRKVKENQTIAVDPKVIPLGWWVYIEGYGLRRAEDTGSAVKGKRIDLYLPSDEAANGFGLKKGYTVYLIGPEKPNS